From the genome of Chionomys nivalis chromosome 19, mChiNiv1.1, whole genome shotgun sequence, one region includes:
- the LOC130862085 gene encoding sulfotransferase 1C2, translating to MALTPELSKQAKWKEIAGIPLAAATVDNWNQIQAFKAKPDDLLICTYPKSGTTWIQEIVDMIEQNGDVEKCQRDIIQHRHPFIEWARPPQPSGVDKANEMPSPRILKTHLSTQLLPPSFWTSNCKFLYVARNAKDCMVSYYHFYRMSQVLPDPGTWDEYFETFISGKVNWGSWFDHVRGWWEIRDRYQILFLFYEDMKKDPKREIQKVMQFMGKNLDEEVLDKIVQETSFERMKENPMTNRSTVPKSILDQSISPFMRKGTVGDWKNHFTVAQNEKFDEIYRQKMKGTSINFCMEL from the exons ATGGCCTTGACCCCAGAACTGAGCAAACAAGCAAAATGGAAAGAGATAGCAGGGATCCCCCTGGCAGCTGCGACTGTGGACAACTGGAACCAGATTCAGGCCTTCAAGGCCAAGCCAGATGATCTCCTCATTTGTACTTATCCTAAATCAG GGACAACATGGATTCAAGAGATCGTGGACATGATTGAGCAGAACGGGGATGTAGAGAAGTGCCAGCGAGACATCATTCAACATCGGCACCCTTTTATTGAGTGGGCACGGCCACCCCAGCCATCAG GTGTGGATAAAGCCAATGAGATGCCATCCCCAAGGATACTGAAGACCCATCTTTCCACTCAGCTGCTGCCACCATCTTTCTGGACAAGTAACTGTAAG TTCCTTTACGTGGCTCGAAACGCCAAAGACTGCATGGTTTCCTACTACCACTTCTATAGGATGAGCCAGGTGCTCCCAGATCCAGGCACCTGGGATGAGTATTTTGAAACCTTCATCAGTGGGAAAG TAAACTGGGGATCCTGGTTTGACCATGTAAGAGGATGGTGGGAAATTCGAGATAGATACCAGATTCTCTTCCTCTTCTATGAAGATATGAAGAAG GACCCAAAGCGTGAAATCCAGAAAGTAATGCAGTTCATGGGAAAGAACTTGGATGAAGAGGTACTGGATAAAATCGTCCAGGAGACATCATttgagagaatgaaagagaaccCTATGACAAATCGTTCAACGGTTCCCAAATCTATCCTGGACCAGTCCATTTCCCCTTTCATGAGAAAAG GAACTGTGGGGGATTGGAAGAACCACTTCACTGTGGCCCAGAATGAGAAGTTTGATGAAATCTACAGACAGAAGATGAAGGGAACGTCTATAAACTTCTGCATGGAactctga